The following are encoded together in the Sparus aurata chromosome 1, fSpaAur1.1, whole genome shotgun sequence genome:
- the LOC115583661 gene encoding histone H1-like, which yields MAEVAPAPAAAPAKAAKKKATKPKTAGPSVRDLIVKAVSASKERNGVSLAALKKALSAGGYDVDKNKARVKTAVKALVLKGTLVQTKGTGASGSFKMSKKVAEPKAKKPAKKAPAKAKKPAAKKPAAAKKPKAAAKKPAAAKKSPKKAKKPAAAKKPAKSPKKAAKSPKKVVKKAPAAKKTPVKKVAKPKAKKAAPKKK from the coding sequence ATGGCAGAAGTAGCTCCAGCTCCCGCCGCCGCACCGGCTAAAGCCGCCAAGAAGAAGGCGACCAAGCCGAAGACGGCCGGCCCCAGCGTCAGAGACCTGATCGTGAAGGCTGTGTCCGCATCCAAGGAGAGAAACGGAGTGTCTCTCGCCGCTCTCAAGAAGGCTCTGTCCGCCGGAGGCTACGATGTGGACAAGAACAAGGCCCGCGTCAAGACCGCCGTCAAGGCTCTGGTGCTCAAGGGGACTCTGGTCCAGACCAAGGGGACCGGAGCGTCCGGCTCCTTCAAGATGAGCAAGAAGGTGGCCGAGCCCAAAGCCAAGAAGCCGGCCAAGAAGGCTCCTGCTAAAGCCAAGAAGCCCGCAGCCAAGAAACCCGCCGCGGCTAAGAAGCCCAAAGCTGCGGCCAAGAAGCCCGCAGCCGCCAAGAAGTCCCCGAAGAAGGCAAAGAAACCCGCAGCGGCCAAGAAACCAGCCAAGAGCCCCAAGAAGGCCGCCAAGAGTCCCAAGAAGGTAGTCAAGAAGGCCCCTGCAGCCAAGAAGACCCCCGTAAAGAAGGTTGCCAAGCCCAAAGCCAAGAAGGCAGCACCCAAGAAGAAGTGA
- the LOC115583796 gene encoding histone H2B 1/2 — MPEPAKSAPKKGSKKAVTKTAGKGGKKRRKTRKESYAIYVYKVLKQVHPDTGISSKAMGIMNSFVSDIFERIAGEASRLAHYNKRSTITSREIQTAVRLLLPGELAKHAVSEGTKAVTKYTSSK; from the coding sequence ATGCCTGAACCAGCGAAGTCTGCTCCTAAGAAGGGCTCCAAGAAAGCGGTGACAAAGACCGCTGGAAAAGGAggcaagaagaggagaaagaccAGGAAGGAGAGCTACGCCATCTACGTGTACAAGGTGCTCAAACAGGTGCACCCCGACACCGGCATCTCCTCCAAGGCCATGGGTATCATGAACTCTTTCGTCAGTGACATCTTCGAGCGCATCGCCGGTGAGGCCTCCCGTCTGGCTCACTACAACAAGcgctccaccatcacctccagggAGATCCAGACCGCCGTCCGCCTGCTGCTGCCCGGTGAGCTGGCCAAGCACGCCGTGTCTGAGGGAACTAAGGCCGTCACCAAGTACACTAGCTCCAAGTAA